The Gracilibacillus caseinilyticus genome segment GACATGTAAAAGAAAATTTGAATATTGTAGTGCAGCACGCATTTACGGCATCTCCATCAAACTATGATCAGAAGGTAAGCTTAGCGATCGCCAGCAATGATTTGCCTGATGCAATGGTGGTTGGTCCCGTAGAATTAAGACAATTAGTCGAGGCTGATCAAATTGCTGATCTAACCGAAGTCTATGAAAATTATGCATCACCAGCTATCAAAGAGATTATTGACAGTTCCAGTGGCGTAGCATTAGAAAATGTTACATTTGATGGCAAGATTATGGCGATTCCTAATTCCCAGGCAAGTGCAGATGGTGTTCACAATCTTTGGATTAGAAAGGACTGGTTAGATAAGCTTGGCCTTGAGCCACCTAAAACGCTCGATGATTTGAAAGAGGTAGCAAGAGCGTTTGTGGAAGAAGATCCGGACGGCAACGGGCAAGATGACACAATTGGTTTGGCAGGTCCAGATACTTCAAATAAACTGTATGCGAACTTTTTGGAATCGACTAACAATTTATATGGCTTTGACGGCATATTTTCTGCCTTACATGCTTATCCGGGTTACTGGCTTGAAGGGGAGGACGGCAAGCCGGTTTATGGATCGACACTCCCGGAAACGAAAGAAGCATTGTCCTTTTTACGGAATATGTATAGCGAAGGTTTGATTGATCCGGAAATTGGTGTAAGAGAGGATTCCGGCGAGTCAGTGATTAGTGGAAATACGGGAATGTTTTTCGGTCCGTTCTGGATGCCATATGGTCCGCTTACCGATGCAGTGAAGAATAACCCTGATGCGAACTGGCAATCTTATGCGTTGCCGCTGGATGCGAATGGAGAATATACACCGCATTTAAGTACAACGACGACGCAATTTGTAGTCGTTCGAAAAGATTATGAGCATCCTGAAGCTGCCATGAAGATTTTAAATAACCTGTTAGCTAACGAATCTGAATTTGATCCAAGTATTGGTGGTCCTGGATTCTATCCGTTGCGTCTCGTGTATGCACCGGCAGATGAGATGGAAGTCACGACGGTTGCGCTACGAGAAGTGTTGGCAGGCACGAAGGAACCGGAAGATTTCTATGATATGCCAGCCTACAAACTGTTGAAGTCAGATGTCGATCATATTCATGAAGTTAAACTGGAGCCATACGATAACACGGATATTGAGTATTGGGATCCACAGGCGAATTTAGGACAATGGACGAGAGCATATTCTGCACTGGTTGGGACAGCACCTCTAGTGGATACAGAAATTAATGGTGTCAAAAGCTTGATCTATTCCCAGACGAAAACGATGGAGGATCGCTGGGTCAACTTGAAAAAAATTGAAGATGAAACCTTCCTGAAAATAATAATGGGTACTGAATCCTTAGATGCTTTTGATCAGTTTGTCGAAGACTGGAACAGCCAAGGTGGCGAGCAAATTACGGAAGAAGTAGCAGACGTAGTAGCTAAATAAAGTGAGTCTTTGATCAGTGGGGTTTTTGCCCCCCACTGATCATTAGCGAAACTTATCAGGGTGTTAGCGTCTGTTTACTCCCACTTAGCTTCTTTGTGATACTCGAAGCTTGAAGTGGGAGTCTTACAGACGGTTTAGCACCGTGATAAACGGGAGCAAAGGCGTCGGACTTACGGCGCCTTTTTATGAAAGGAGTACCTGTACATGAGAACGAAAGGATTTGCTAAACATTATTATTTGATGCTCTTACCTGGATTTGTCTGGTTGATCTTATTTAGCCTTGTACCCATGTTCGGGATCGTGATTGCTTTTCAGAATTATAATCCAGGACTAGGTGTGTTTGGATCAGAATTCGTCGGTCTGGAGACATTTCGTTATATGTTTCAGCTCAATGATACGATGAATGTTTTTTTCAATACGATTTATATAGCCATTATGAAGATTGTTGGCAATCTTATTGTGCCACTCGTATTTGCGTTAATGCTGAATGAAGTTCGGTATATGGGATTAAAAAGGTCGATTCAAACGATCGTATACCTACCACACTTTCTATCGTGGGTTATTTTAGGTGGGGTGCTGCTCGACATTTTTGCTTACGGTGGTCCTATTAATCAGCTGCTCGGGATGTTCGGGATCGATCCAATTTTGTTTTTTGGCAGGGCAGACCTTTTTCCATTCTTAGTTGTCGGAAGTGATGTCTGGAAGGAGTTTGGCTTCAACACGATTATTTATTTAGCAGCTTTAACCGGCATTAATCCGGCTTTATATGAAGCGGCGAGTATAGATGGTGCGTCCCGATTGCGACTGCTATGGCATGTTACATTACCGGGCATCCGTACTACTGCTGTCTTGTTAGCAGTATTGAGTCTTGGAAACGTGCTGAATGCAGGATTTGATCAAATTTTTAACTTATACAATCCGTTAGTTTATTCGAGTGGGGACATTATTGATACATGGGTGTATCGAGCCGGTTTATTGAACCTTCAGTACGAATTAGCGACAGCTGTCGGGCTATTGAAATCAGTAGCAGGCTTCATGCTAATCAGTCTTTCTTATTATCTCGCCTATCGATTTACTAACTACCGGATTTTTTAAGGAAGGAGGATGGATATGTTTAAGAGTAAGACGTTTTCTTCTAAAATGGTCGATATTGTGCTCATCATTATACTAGTGGTGATTGCTATCACATGTATATTGCCGTTATGGTATACCCTCGCATTATCATTGAGCTCGAAATCAGCGGCAGCAGCAGGGGCTGTCGGATTATGGCCGGTCGATTTTAATTTTAATTCCTATCAACAACTGTTACAGGACAGTCAATTTTTTAAATCGTTCTGGATTTCGGTTCAGCGGGTTGTATTAGGTGCGGGGTTGAACTTTATTATTGTGCCTTTAATGGCGTACCCGTTATCGAAAACAGTCAAGGATTTTAAAGGACGCAATGTGCTGATGTGGACCTTAATCTTTACGATGCTATTTAATGGTGGTTTGATTCCGCTATACCTGACCATCAAAGCTTACGGTCTGATGAACAGTATTTGGGCTCTGGTCTTGGTCGGTGGTGCGCAAACGATTGTGTTTAATATTATTTTAACGATTAACTTCTTTCGGAACCTGCCTTCGTCATTGGAGGAAGCGGCCTTGGTCGATGGTGCTGGCCCTTGGTATATCTTAACGAAGGTTTTTATTCCATTGTCTGTACCCGTTCTTGCGACGATTTCCCTGTTCAGTATTGTCTATCATTGGAATGAATTTCTCTATGGTTTGATTTTCATGACGAGAGAAGAATTTTATCCTCTGCAGACCTATATCCAACAGCTAGTGGTCTCTGTTGACCCATCGACGATGACGGAGGATCAATATAAACGCTTAAGTGAATTATCCAATCGAACATTGGATGCAGCCAAAATATTTATTGCAATGATTCCGGTTCTGCTCGTATATCCATTTCTCCAGCGTTATTTTATCCACGGTATTACGTTAGGATCGGTAAAAGAATAGGGAGGAGATATCGATGGAACGTCTTTATTATGCTAGTGTTTTTATATTGAAAATGGCCTATTTGAATGCATTGATGATCGTATTCAGTTTGATTGGCTGTGTGACATTTGGTATTTTTCCATCATTAACTGCTCTGTTTTTCATTGTAAGAAAATGGCAATTTGGTGAAAATAATATAAACACAGCGAAAACGTTTTGGAACGTTTTTAGAAAGGAATTTCTGAGAAGTAATGCTGTTGGATGGTTATTCACCCTAGTCGGTATGATACTGTATATTAATTTGTCATTAGCGAATCTGCTTGAAACATCACTCGTCCATTTCAGTTATTACCCGATTCTGATGGTGTTTATCTTGTTTTTAGCTATTTCAATACTGATTATCCCAGTTTATTTGCATTTTCAAACATCTTTGTGGGGGATGGCAAAGCTTGCGTTTCTCTTCTTGTTTATTTCACCTAAAAACACGTTGTTAATAGCAACAGCTTCCTTTCTGTTTTTGCTGGTGATGAGGATGATTCCTGGATTTATTCCTGTTGTGGGTGTCAGTGGATTTGCTTATATTATTATGTATTTTAGTCTTCGAATATTTAACCAAGTGACAGAGTTAACTGGAGATTCGTTACAAAAGAGTATGTAAAAAAAGAGGAGCACACAGCAACTAATCGTAAAAAGAAAACAGATCAGTAAGGGAAGAGAAGGTGAGGCAGGTCACCTTCTCTTTTTTTATTTATTGGTAGTTGTTGGCTGGAAATTTCGTTTCGTATTTTCTTTAACGTGCTTCAAGTTGTATTTCTTTTTCGGCATAAAAGTCCACTCCTTTGTGTTACTCCTCTCCTTTTTAGCTTGTACAAAAATAAAAAAATTATAAGAACCTAACAAATTTAATGAAAGCACTTACTTTTATTTATTTATTTGAAAAGGCTTTCATCGTAGAATGAAATTATCACATTAGAAAGGGGTTTTTAGTTATGAAGAATTGGTATTTATATTTTGTATTAGCGTTACTTGCTGTAGTAACTATTGCTTGTAGTTCAGATTCAGCAAATGAGGAAACGGAAGATACATCGAGCAATGACGGTCAGGAGCAAACAGATGAAGAAAATATTACGTTACGTGTTGCATGGTGGGGTGGGCAAGAGCGACATGACCGCACCTTACAAGTGATTGAAATGTATGAAGAACAAAACCCAAATGTAACGATTGAAGCAGAATATTCCGGTTTTGATGGCTATTTTGACAAGTTAAATACACAATTGGCCGCAGGAAATGCACCTGATGTTATCCAATTTGGTGGTAATTTAAATGATTTTGTATATCGAGATGTTATTTTACCTTTAGACGATTATGTCGGCAATCAATTGAATACAAGTCTTCACGATCAAAGTATGTTAGATTCTGCCACATTTGATGGGAAATTATATGGAGTTACTTTAGGAACGACTGCATGGGGAATTTTGGTGAATAAAACTCTTTTTGAAGAAGCCGGTGTTGCATTACCAAGTAAAGAATGGACTTGGGATGAATTTAAAGATTTAACTCCGCAATTAACGGAAAATTTGGACGGCGCATACGGTACTGGTGATTTTGGAGAAGATGGATTCGGCGTTTTCCTAGCACAGCGAGATAAATTTACTTACTTAGATGGAGAAATCGGGTTTGAAGCGCAAGATGTCAAGGATTGGTTTAACCTATGGAAAGAGCTTCGTGAAAGTGGAGGAGCTGCGATTCCTGAGGTGCAAGTTTCTGCTTCGCAGACACCTGAACAATCGCTTATTGTACAGCAAGATGTGGCGATTGAATCGATTGCAAGTAACCAATTAGGTGCATATGCCGGTGCAACAGAAGATGAATTTGAATTGTATCCATATCCTTATAATGCAGAAACAGGAAAAAATGGTGTTTCCTTAAGACCGAGTCAATATTTCGCCGCTTATAAGGATACACCTCACCCAGAAGAAGCTGCTAAATTCATGGATTTCTTTGTAAATAACATAGAGGCTACTGAGGTATTGGGAAATGATCGAGGCGCACCAGTGAATTCAGATGTTCGTAAAAATTTGATTGATCAAGCTGATGAAATGGATCAAGCAGTATATTCCTATATTGATTTGGTAAGTGAATCGTCTGATGCACCATATATTCCTAATTTACCTGGTTATAACGAAAATACCCAACTCTTTACGGAAACTGAACAAAAAATTTATTATGATCAGCAATCAGTTGATGAGGCGGCAGATTCTTATTATGAAGAAGTTATTGCGAATATAGATAAATATGTAAATGAAGCGGCGGAGTAAGTCAGATAAAGAGGCTCTATAATGAGTCTCTTTATTACCCGTATCAATCAATAAAAGATCAGTTTAGGAGGGGTGACAATTGAAAACAGCAGAAGTAATCGAATCATCTGAAATAAAAAGAAAAACGAAATTATCAAAAGATACAAAAAAACAATATGTTGCGGCATATCTTTTTTTGTTGCCGTGGCTAATAGGATTTTTAGGGTTAGTATTGGGTCCGATGATCAGTTCTTTATACTTATCTTTCACTCGATTTGATTTGCTAAATACACCCGAATGGATCGGATTCGCAAATTATCAAGAAATGTTTCAAGACGATCGTTGGCTCGCTTCTGCCAAAGTTACTTTAACATTTGTGTTTATAGCAGTTCCAACACAATTAATTGCGGCACTATTGGTTGCTGTATTGTTGAATAAAAAAATGGCTGGTGTCGGATTTTACCGTACAACTTATTATTTACCATCACTATTAGGTGGTAGTGTAGCTATTGCGATTTTATGGAAGAATTTATTTGAAATCGATGGACTGGTCAATCAAGTACTTGCCTTTTTCCATATTGAAGGTCAAGGATGGATTTCGCATCCTGATTATGCGCTTGGAACCATTATTATATTAGCGACCTGGCAATTTGGGGCATCAATGGTTATTTTCTTAGCGGGCTTAAAGCAAATACCTAAAGAATTGTATGAAGCTGCTGCGGTAGATGGTGGGACGAAGTGTCAGATTTTCTTTCGTGTGACGTTGCCATTATTATCACCAGTTATATTTTTTAATCTCATTATCGAATTAATAAAATCAATTCAAGTATTTACGTCTGCGTTTATCATTAGTGAAGGAACAGGTGGACCCATCAATTCAACACTTTTTTATACTTTGTATCTGTATCAAAAAGGGTTTACACATTTTGAAATGGGCTATGCCTCAGCAATGGCCTGGATATTGGTTTTTGTATTAGGGGTAATGACTTTAGTGATCTTCTTCTCATCCAAGTATTGGGTTCACTATGAAGACGGGGGGAAATTATAATGGATCAAAGTACAAGAAAAAGCCGAATACTTACACATACATTCATCATTCTGTTTGGACTGTTTATGCTATATCCTGTTATTTGGATGGTCTCTAGTTCATTTAAACCGGAGTCGCTCATTTTTTCTTCTCCGAGTATTTTTTCGAAAACCTGGACATTAGATAACTACTTGAACGGTTGGAATGTAGTAAGAGACGTTAACTTTGGACAGTTTTTTAAGAATTCATTTATCATCAGTTTTATTGCCGTAGTTGCCAATCTAGCGACCTGTTCAATGGCAGCATATGCTTTTGCTAGGTTGCGATTTCCATTGAAAAAACTATGGTTTGCGTGTATGCTAATGACAATTATGTTACCGGCACATGCGACATTGATACCACAGTATACGATTTTTCATCAATTAGATTGGGTCAATACTATTTTGCCACTTACGGTTCCTAAACTGTTAGCTACTGATGCCTTTTTTATCTTCTTGATGGTGCAATTTTTTAGGGGGATTCCTCGTGAATTAGATGAAAGCGCTATAATGGATGGGTGTGGTGTCTTTCAAATATATACGAGAATTATTATGCCTCTAGCTGTACCAGTTCTGATTACCACTGCTATCTTTACTTTTATTTGGACATGGGACGATTTCTTTAGTCAAATTTTATATTTAAACACTGTTGATACTTTTACCGTCCCATTAGGTTTGAGATTGTTTTTAGATTCACAAGGAGAATCAAGCTGGGGCTCAGTTTTTGCGATGTCTGTTCTTTCGTTGATCCCTATTACAACGGTGTTTTTTATATTTCAGCGATATATAGTCGATGGAATTGCAACAACAGGAATTAAAGGTTAATGGTGATAACGCAAGAAAAAGAGGTGGAAGCATGTTACGGAAATTAAAGACAATAATGGTTGTTTGTTTCGTACTTGTTCATGCATTTTTTCTTGCTGCTGTTAGCTATTCCTCTTATCGATTTTTCTTTAACTTTACGTCGGATGAGATTAGTGAAACAAAGCTGACCTTATTAAATGAAAGTGCAAATAAATTATCAGGTGTGATCAAAAACATCAGTGAAGCAGGAATGTTTATAGCAATTGATGAGAATGTCATGGAGATATTTAATGATATAGATACGGGTCCTTACAAGGCGCTAGTTGAAAGAAATGAGTTAAAGAATCTTGTTCATAATATTTCGTCCTTAAAGCAGGAAGTCTATTCAATCGATATTTATACAGATCGTTATCAAGAGTATCCATATCTTTATGATCATAAAATTCATCCAGAAGAGGATCTTGAGAAAACAGATTGGTTTGCCCCTTTTATACAGAATGTTGACAACGGCTGGGTTCCCAGACATAGTGAAAGTTTGACTAATCGAGAGGTAATTAGTTATGTTCATCGAATTATTAACCATCGAAATGATACTGTAGGTTATATTAAAGTAAATGTACTAGCAGATACTTTTCTAAACTATTTAATCAATACCGATTTATACGAAGACATTCAGGAACCGTTTATTCTGTTGAACACCGGGGGCAGAATTATTGCTGAAACACATAAGCGTCAAGAATTTCCAATTATTAATGATATAACAGTGCAGGCGGAAAATAAGATTTATCAACGGCTGATTCCTGAATACGACGGATTGACGAATCACCATCAATTGATCAAAAAAGAAAATCAGTATTATTTACTGCTTATCTCATCTCCGAATTATGAACAATGGCGTCTTGTTCAAGTTATACCTGTCGCAGATCTTTACGCGGAAACGAAATCACTTGGCTGGAAATTGCTATTGATCGGATTTGTGGCTATTATGTTGTCCATTCCCATTGTCTATAGCATTGGAAAATGGATTACAAAGCCGGTTAGTCAAATGGTCCATGGCATGAAAAAAGTCGAAAAGGGGCAATTTGATGTGCGAATGAACCAACACTTTGTGGAAGAATA includes the following:
- a CDS encoding extracellular solute-binding protein; this translates as MLKKILFLLLFVMLLVACSNEDASTDETDDKDTTSETPSEPADPFGAYEETVTIAIGQEVDPSDTSLQDGDTPLDNQYTRHVKENLNIVVQHAFTASPSNYDQKVSLAIASNDLPDAMVVGPVELRQLVEADQIADLTEVYENYASPAIKEIIDSSSGVALENVTFDGKIMAIPNSQASADGVHNLWIRKDWLDKLGLEPPKTLDDLKEVARAFVEEDPDGNGQDDTIGLAGPDTSNKLYANFLESTNNLYGFDGIFSALHAYPGYWLEGEDGKPVYGSTLPETKEALSFLRNMYSEGLIDPEIGVREDSGESVISGNTGMFFGPFWMPYGPLTDAVKNNPDANWQSYALPLDANGEYTPHLSTTTTQFVVVRKDYEHPEAAMKILNNLLANESEFDPSIGGPGFYPLRLVYAPADEMEVTTVALREVLAGTKEPEDFYDMPAYKLLKSDVDHIHEVKLEPYDNTDIEYWDPQANLGQWTRAYSALVGTAPLVDTEINGVKSLIYSQTKTMEDRWVNLKKIEDETFLKIIMGTESLDAFDQFVEDWNSQGGEQITEEVADVVAK
- a CDS encoding ABC transporter permease — protein: MRTKGFAKHYYLMLLPGFVWLILFSLVPMFGIVIAFQNYNPGLGVFGSEFVGLETFRYMFQLNDTMNVFFNTIYIAIMKIVGNLIVPLVFALMLNEVRYMGLKRSIQTIVYLPHFLSWVILGGVLLDIFAYGGPINQLLGMFGIDPILFFGRADLFPFLVVGSDVWKEFGFNTIIYLAALTGINPALYEAASIDGASRLRLLWHVTLPGIRTTAVLLAVLSLGNVLNAGFDQIFNLYNPLVYSSGDIIDTWVYRAGLLNLQYELATAVGLLKSVAGFMLISLSYYLAYRFTNYRIF
- a CDS encoding carbohydrate ABC transporter permease, with the translated sequence MFKSKTFSSKMVDIVLIIILVVIAITCILPLWYTLALSLSSKSAAAAGAVGLWPVDFNFNSYQQLLQDSQFFKSFWISVQRVVLGAGLNFIIVPLMAYPLSKTVKDFKGRNVLMWTLIFTMLFNGGLIPLYLTIKAYGLMNSIWALVLVGGAQTIVFNIILTINFFRNLPSSLEEAALVDGAGPWYILTKVFIPLSVPVLATISLFSIVYHWNEFLYGLIFMTREEFYPLQTYIQQLVVSVDPSTMTEDQYKRLSELSNRTLDAAKIFIAMIPVLLVYPFLQRYFIHGITLGSVKE
- a CDS encoding YesL family protein, with protein sequence MERLYYASVFILKMAYLNALMIVFSLIGCVTFGIFPSLTALFFIVRKWQFGENNINTAKTFWNVFRKEFLRSNAVGWLFTLVGMILYINLSLANLLETSLVHFSYYPILMVFILFLAISILIIPVYLHFQTSLWGMAKLAFLFLFISPKNTLLIATASFLFLLVMRMIPGFIPVVGVSGFAYIIMYFSLRIFNQVTELTGDSLQKSM
- a CDS encoding ABC transporter substrate-binding protein — its product is MKNWYLYFVLALLAVVTIACSSDSANEETEDTSSNDGQEQTDEENITLRVAWWGGQERHDRTLQVIEMYEEQNPNVTIEAEYSGFDGYFDKLNTQLAAGNAPDVIQFGGNLNDFVYRDVILPLDDYVGNQLNTSLHDQSMLDSATFDGKLYGVTLGTTAWGILVNKTLFEEAGVALPSKEWTWDEFKDLTPQLTENLDGAYGTGDFGEDGFGVFLAQRDKFTYLDGEIGFEAQDVKDWFNLWKELRESGGAAIPEVQVSASQTPEQSLIVQQDVAIESIASNQLGAYAGATEDEFELYPYPYNAETGKNGVSLRPSQYFAAYKDTPHPEEAAKFMDFFVNNIEATEVLGNDRGAPVNSDVRKNLIDQADEMDQAVYSYIDLVSESSDAPYIPNLPGYNENTQLFTETEQKIYYDQQSVDEAADSYYEEVIANIDKYVNEAAE
- a CDS encoding carbohydrate ABC transporter permease; this translates as MESSEIKRKTKLSKDTKKQYVAAYLFLLPWLIGFLGLVLGPMISSLYLSFTRFDLLNTPEWIGFANYQEMFQDDRWLASAKVTLTFVFIAVPTQLIAALLVAVLLNKKMAGVGFYRTTYYLPSLLGGSVAIAILWKNLFEIDGLVNQVLAFFHIEGQGWISHPDYALGTIIILATWQFGASMVIFLAGLKQIPKELYEAAAVDGGTKCQIFFRVTLPLLSPVIFFNLIIELIKSIQVFTSAFIISEGTGGPINSTLFYTLYLYQKGFTHFEMGYASAMAWILVFVLGVMTLVIFFSSKYWVHYEDGGKL
- a CDS encoding carbohydrate ABC transporter permease; translation: MDQSTRKSRILTHTFIILFGLFMLYPVIWMVSSSFKPESLIFSSPSIFSKTWTLDNYLNGWNVVRDVNFGQFFKNSFIISFIAVVANLATCSMAAYAFARLRFPLKKLWFACMLMTIMLPAHATLIPQYTIFHQLDWVNTILPLTVPKLLATDAFFIFLMVQFFRGIPRELDESAIMDGCGVFQIYTRIIMPLAVPVLITTAIFTFIWTWDDFFSQILYLNTVDTFTVPLGLRLFLDSQGESSWGSVFAMSVLSLIPITTVFFIFQRYIVDGIATTGIKG
- a CDS encoding cache domain-containing sensor histidine kinase, which produces MLRKLKTIMVVCFVLVHAFFLAAVSYSSYRFFFNFTSDEISETKLTLLNESANKLSGVIKNISEAGMFIAIDENVMEIFNDIDTGPYKALVERNELKNLVHNISSLKQEVYSIDIYTDRYQEYPYLYDHKIHPEEDLEKTDWFAPFIQNVDNGWVPRHSESLTNREVISYVHRIINHRNDTVGYIKVNVLADTFLNYLINTDLYEDIQEPFILLNTGGRIIAETHKRQEFPIINDITVQAENKIYQRLIPEYDGLTNHHQLIKKENQYYLLLISSPNYEQWRLVQVIPVADLYAETKSLGWKLLLIGFVAIMLSIPIVYSIGKWITKPVSQMVHGMKKVEKGQFDVRMNQHFVEEYDILADNFNRMTNELSDLIKKLELENNNRREAEMRALQSQIMPHFLYNTLDMIKWKSLDHDADDISNMVNKLSKMLRIGLSGGIKFIPLRDELDHAKCYMDIQRMRQSQPITYKVRVPASMKDLYVPKIILQPFIENSIKHGYRHLQTNTMKIELTGELFPEQRCLKLMIKDNGSGLPEDWEFSDAQGIGIKNVRERIAMYCGEQFDVNMYNDKMSGVVVEIVLPIFSEQPSLPMLSQRLEG